The proteins below are encoded in one region of Mya arenaria isolate MELC-2E11 chromosome 15, ASM2691426v1:
- the LOC128219856 gene encoding uncharacterized protein LOC128219856, with translation MDEQVYEYNSGLAAETITNILGKDNCDLFHPDENVPRAKFAGVVDHVRSSFQTDLRKVRWKGNGASATYGDITHLEEEGEIFIRQSGTYVVLSKLRINRDPSAPFAAKLSHVLYLFSHRDGRKTVLMQRSRTLCHKSDNQYDSFISAVFRFHKYDRISILTTHAQLLQIKDTENFFGVFYTYDMF, from the exons ATGGATGAGCAGGTGTACGAATACAACTCTGGTTTAGCTGCAG AAACAATAACGAATATCTTGGGGAAAGACAACTGTGACTTATTTCATCCGGACGAAAATGTGCCGCGAGCAAAATTTGCTGGCGTTGTCGACCACGTCAGGTCTTCATTTCAAACTG ACCTCCGGAAAGTTCGGTGGAAGGGGAACGGTGCTTCAGCAACATATGGGGATATAACACACTTGGAAGAGGAAGGGGAGATATTTATCAGACAGTCCGGTACATACGTTGTACTGTCAAAGCTAAGGATAAATCGAGACCCGTCTGCACCGTTTGCAGCCAAACTTTCCCACGTTTTGTATCTGTTCTCACATAGGGATGGGCGGAAAACTGTTCTAATGCAGAGAAGCAGAACATTGTGCCACAAAAGTGATAATCAATACGATAGCTTTATATCAGCGGTTTTTCGATTTCACAAGTACGATCGCATATCCATTCTTACGACACATGCGCAACTTTTACAAATCAAGGACACGGAGAACTTTTTTGGAGTGTTTTATACGTATGACATGTTCTAA